GATCCCGCACGATGATTTCCCTATTGTATATCTTTGATATAAGCTTTATCACGGCATGACAATCCCCGCATATTCTTAGATTCTTTATTACTTGAATAGGGGTCCTCTCAGCTGTACTAATCAAACCAAAAGCAACAGCCAGCTTTTCACTATGATAACATATGGCATTCGCTTTCTCCTCATCACCAATGTCATGCAACACAAAGTCAGTCCCTGCCACATAACCGTGTTCTGTAATCTTGAACCTAATCTCCTCTAGCTTCCTATATATCTCTTGCCAACTTTCATGGCCTTGGTCTCCATTGTTGAACTTGTGTATTTTACCATCCACTTCAATATAGCTAAAACCAGGCACCTTTTTTATGTCCCTATTTTTCATAGCTTCTCTCACTCTACCAACATCATCCCACCTTGCGCGAGCTGCATAGATATTGGACAATAGCACAAAGTCACCACAACCATTGGAACCCATTTCTAGAAGGTGCCGCGAGGCAATCTCAGCCATCTCCACATTTCCATAAGTCTTGCAAGCACCAAGCAAACTCTGCCAGAATACCACATCCGGCATCATCGGCATATATGTTATAATATCATATGCCTCTTTGATACGTCCAGCTCGGCCCAACAAATCAACGACTGTACCATAATGCTTCACATTTGGAACTACCCCACATTCCTTCATCGAATCAAACAACCTAACCCCCTCTTCCACTAATCCCGCATGGTTGCACGCACATAAAGCAGCAAGGAATGATACTGCATCGGGTTCAACCCCAGCTTGACTCATCTGcttgaaaagctcaatggctTTATATCCATCACCCTGCATCGCAAATGCCATGATCATGGTATTCCACGTAACAAGACACTTCCTGGACCTCATACCATCAAAAACCTCATAAGCTTTATCAACAAACCCGCATTTGGCATACATGTCAATAACAACGTTGCAAACTTGGACATTCTGATCAAGCTTCTCCTCCGTTATATAGTTATGAACCCTTCCACCTTCTCGCGTGGCTCCCAGCTGCGAGCACGCGGAAAGAGCACCAATAACCGTAACTTCATTAGGCTTCAAGCCTTCCTCTTTCATCCTCTTATACAAAGATATAGCCTCAGTGGGTCGATGGCCCTGAGCCAGCCCGGAAATCAACGCGTTCCACGAGGCAATATCTCTcacgggcatttcatcgaacacctTCTCCGCAGAATCAAGATCGCCACCCTTCGCATACACGTCGAGCAGAGTCGTCCGCAGCAGCACGTCCGCACAGAACCCGAAACGCACCACTTGGGAGTGGAGCTGCATCGCCTCGGAGATCGCGAGGGCGCGCGCGCAAGCCTTCAAGGCGAAGGAGCAAGAGAGCGCGTCGACCCTGCGGGAGCCGCGCAGCATGGCGCGGTACCAAGAGACGGCACCGGCGGGCTCGGGGCTCTGGGCGATGCCCCTGAGGATGGCGTTGAAGTCGTTCGTGGAGGGGCGGTGGATGCGGTGGAAAACGCGGGTCGCGAAAGAGAGGTCGCCGGAAGGCGAGATTGCGCAGAGCTCGACGAGCCTCGTGCGGGCGTTGGTCGACTGGAACTGGCCGGTGACCAGCAGATGGGCTTGGAGCTGCTTGATGCGGGAGAGGGAGGTGCATTTCTGAAGCAGCGAGTCCAGCGACTGCATGCCTTGCCCGCGGGAGCTTGCTCAAAAACCATGGCTTTTGCGAACTGGGCTCATGGTGAATCTCGCGGGGAGCGAAGCTGGTTCAGTGCAGCGGCAGCGGAAAGTTCGGATTTTGCGAAACATTGCTAGTCGCCGTCTTAGTTACGCATTTTATATATTCGAAAAAGTGAGCCTTTGAAGTAACTAGCAATTTTCCAAGTGATTTAAGGGAAGTGGctttcttcaaaattgtcaCTTCCTTAAAAAGACAAATGCCTTGAGAGTAAAGAGTAAAGGGGTTTTCGAGAATACTTGAATGTTTgacaaattataatttaaagggCATATCCTTTGGTAAATCAAATATTTGTaaagggtttttattatttttttaaaatataaaaataaaatccaatgaAATTCCATCACCGATCAATGACAAGCCAACCATAGGGCCTTGCCAGCGGCCAGATCTGGGCTTGCGTGACCCAGGCAGGTGTCGTCTGAGGTCATGTGCAACCTAGGTAGGCCGAGGTCTCGCGAACCCAGGCGACGCCTACTTGGGTTGCACGCCGTGCGACCTTAAGCGATGCTTGCCTGGGTTACGCAAGCCCAAATCTGGCCACTGATGGTTGGGGTATGGGAAAGATGCtcggtaaaaaaattaaaaaaaaaaaaaaagtcaacagaTGAATAGTAGAGGTAGACTCGTATTTccgaaatgctgaaagcccaaagcagttCTCCACTTGCtctgggcttttagcatttcaaaAGGGAGCATTTGGCCAAAGGGGAGTTGCAAATGTTGAACTAAACACCTAAAATTTTTCCAAGTTGCAAATGCTAAACTAAACACCTAAAAATTTTCTCAAACTGATCAATGCGGATACTAACATTCCATGTAAAAGCGTGTCTGAACACAGAAGCTAATAGATTTACACCTCTCCTGTATCATTAGAATCCTGCCAACATCGGTTTCGATACCCTTGTCGACCATCCTTGTCAAGGACATTAATTACTCATGAGACAAGAAAGCAGTGCGTCGAACGCTAGGGAAGCTCCTCCTCGGAGTGTCCAGAGGGCACCGGCTAACGAAGAACTGTGACATCATAATAGCCCTCTAGCAACCAGATTCAAGTATTGAGAAAGACCACAAGTCTTATTCTTCTTATTGAGCAACTCCGCAATGCTCATAGTTTCACCAATAAACAGGCCAGGTACAATAAGAGGCACCTGACGTAAAAAAGGGTTTTATGAATTATGAAAGTTACAAAATTTTCCAGCTTGTATTCAGCATGTCAATCGTGTTCATAACGTTACAAGGGTGCAGTTGCGGTCAGTGCATACTGCAGCTAGGCTGAACCTCTTCACAAGTTATTTTCCTATGACGATTCCTGAACTCGAATGTTGGATTCACAGGCTTGTCGCCTCCTGACAGAGCAAAATTTAGAAGCCTCGTGTAAATGCGAGATCATTTTATCTGTCCCTGCGCAAACTAGGTAGCCTGGCTCTGATCACGCCGGAGCATTTGTTGAAGCTGAATCACTTGTTCCCTCTGTTCTGGCGGCAGAGAACTCAACTGTTCTGCTGTTAAGCTCATAACCTGCTGAAGCAAAACAGACTCCACATCTGACGAAACCTGTCAttggagaaacaaaagaatcaGGCGGATAGGACCTCATTTAGTGCAATATCCTCTATTAAGCTTCAGAGCACAGAGAATCAGGCGAGCACAGAAAAATATGAACAACAAAATCCCATGTCACAATTGAAACTAGAAACCTTCCATGCAGATTTACAATTTGTTTTCGGTTAAAAATCTCAACCTCGGAAGGTACTGCCAGATAACAATATAAAGTGGTATCGCTCAACCCATTGGACTTCCGCAAGCATCACCAAAAAGAAATTACCTGAGATGTTTGCCTTTCGGGATGCTGCAGTTCCATCTGGGGAGCAGGATTAAGAGAAACTGGACCGAAGCGAGGTGCCCCAGGTCCCACAGTATTATTCAGACCccccaaagagagagagttggCCGTGACATCTTCTAATCTCATCAGCTTAGAAGGGCGATTGCTTAGTTCTGAAAGCTCACCACCAATTCTACCTGAAATGCCTGATGATATTGAGGGGCCAGGCTGTTATTTTAAAGGACATTAGACAGAAGAAATTGCTTATACAAAGAAACGATAAGATTCGTCTTCTTATAAAAGAGAAACTATCAACATGTCAAAGCAGTTCTTTTTCTGCAAAAGCAAAGTATTAGAAGAATCTACAAGGTTTGATTTATGACATGATCCAAAGATTCTTCAAGCACTTCAAAGTTTCTATGCATGGCATGTTAACAAACAAGAACCTAACCAATAATAACTTTTGCCACTTGCTAAACTGCAACGTGTAGATCAACGGAGAAGTTACTGTACACATATAGATTTAGATAGTCCAACATTATATCTTGTCTCttcgaataaaaaataatgtttgatAGATTTAATTATCCGCTCTCTTTAAATATAAATCACTGCAGACTCCGGAATCGTAATCTATGCTCACCAAATCCCCATTATAAATGCCCAAATTCCATTCATCAGCTCTTCTATGATGCtgctagaggaagaaaatgcCTCGGCCTCAAAACACAGTAAAGCTTCTTAGTTTCAACTAACAGTATTCATCAACAGATTGtctaaatttgtgattttggaaaacagCAAATGTTTTAAAACTTTATACCTCTGATGTTGAAGgatgaggaaaaatagaaggaatCCTAGCTCTGCATTTTAAAGACCCACCTGAAAGTTACGAGCTAAATCTGCAGCACCAACCACTCTTGGTTGTTGAGATGAAAAGGAGTGCATGTGCTGAGTAACAGAAGCAGCATTTGGCACGGGCCCTCGTGCTGTGACAGGTACACTGGTGGAAGCTCCCGATGGGCCTGTGAACATCCCCTGTGGGTAGTTACCTTGTGGAAATTGGATTTGAGGTTGCATCGCGAGTTGTGATGGCCCAGATATTTGGTTTTGTGCATAAGAACTGTGAGACACCGAAGAGACTTGACCATGCGGCATTTTGGGCATCAATCCAGGTTGTTGCATACTCTGTCCAAGTGGGGGCAGCCCTGAAAGTGTTGGAATAGCTTGCTGCTGAATCATATGACCATCTCTGGCTGCTGGCTCTGAAGGTTGAGAAGGACCCTGCCTAATATTTAGCATATGCAACtgcaaatttaaaataagatgCTCAATTTGACATATAATTACATGAACTAACCCCCAACaagaaagcaggtaagaaactAACCATTTGTGGAGTCACCAACCCAAGCATTATTTCtgcctacaaaaaaaaaaagtaaatcaaTATTGCAAACTCAGGATGACCAGTAATCAAGTGACAAAAGAGCACATCATAATAAACCGGTTATGAACAAAGGCAAAAGGCAATGCTAGAACTTCAATAATCCCTTTTATacacaatcaacatatcatccacaaaaaaggaaaatacgaaCAAAATATGTAGTTTTAACTTCTCCTACGA
The window above is part of the Eucalyptus grandis isolate ANBG69807.140 chromosome 6, ASM1654582v1, whole genome shotgun sequence genome. Proteins encoded here:
- the LOC104451957 gene encoding cleavage stimulating factor 64 — its product is MASSQHRCVFVGNIPYDATEEQLKEICQEVGPVVSFRLVIDRETGKPKGYGFCEYKDEETALSARRNLQGYEINGRQLRVDFAENDKGSDRNREQGRGGPGFSSSTDPPRQVGGPAIHGESVNQPIGLHIAITAAAAMAGALGGAQASMLPNQNGLQNQSALANDPLTLHLAKMSRSQLNELISELKVMATRNKESARQLLLSRPQLCKALFQAEIMLGLVTPQMLHMLNIRQGPSQPSEPAARDGHMIQQQAIPTLSGLPPLGQSMQQPGLMPKMPHGQVSSVSHSSYAQNQISGPSQLAMQPQIQFPQGNYPQGMFTGPSGASTSVPVTARGPVPNAASVTQHMHSFSSQQPRVVGAADLARNFQPGPSISSGISGRIGGELSELSNRPSKLMRLEDVTANSLSLGGLNNTVGPGAPRFGPVSLNPAPQMELQHPERQTSQVSSDVESVLLQQVMSLTAEQLSSLPPEQREQVIQLQQMLRRDQSQAT
- the LOC104449564 gene encoding pentatricopeptide repeat-containing protein At1g34160, with product MQSLDSLLQKCTSLSRIKQLQAHLLVTGQFQSTNARTRLVELCAISPSGDLSFATRVFHRIHRPSTNDFNAILRGIAQSPEPAGAVSWYRAMLRGSRRVDALSCSFALKACARALAISEAMQLHSQVVRFGFCADVLLRTTLLDVYAKGGDLDSAEKVFDEMPVRDIASWNALISGLAQGHRPTEAISLYKRMKEEGLKPNEVTVIGALSACSQLGATREGGRVHNYITEEKLDQNVQVCNVVIDMYAKCGFVDKAYEVFDGMRSRKCLVTWNTMIMAFAMQGDGYKAIELFKQMSQAGVEPDAVSFLAALCACNHAGLVEEGVRLFDSMKECGVVPNVKHYGTVVDLLGRAGRIKEAYDIITYMPMMPDVVFWQSLLGACKTYGNVEMAEIASRHLLEMGSNGCGDFVLLSNIYAARARWDDVGRVREAMKNRDIKKVPGFSYIEVDGKIHKFNNGDQGHESWQEIYRKLEEIRFKITEHGYVAGTDFVLHDIGDEEKANAICYHSEKLAVAFGLISTAERTPIQVIKNLRICGDCHAVIKLISKIYNREIIVRDRTRFHRFREGSCSCRDYW